The following proteins are encoded in a genomic region of Tigriopus californicus strain San Diego chromosome 6, Tcal_SD_v2.1, whole genome shotgun sequence:
- the LOC131882001 gene encoding lactoperoxidase-like, translating into MAWKQVCLLFFGFALIGHSVGVSIREAIAKADAELAAEKRTMEAVHTPATRASRKGKKYTRESKAMDARNRLVKRSADMLNMDKFMSEDILIASIEGTMHEMFNSGGVPGGMAQSCPHLPLANFACSPEAQHLECDPQMPYRTITGLCNNLKYPLFGAASTALKRLIPPAYADGRGQPRGTRFSSLANDFSPNSIWGQGSGNCFSHPASLLPNPRLVSTNFHPDADKPTNELTHMFTQLAQYVDHDISISPEIEAEECCEHFTDEECFPIFVPLSDTFFGVDVSRTPPLFGRALPLEQLDRSVLSAEAWRSMVQNVTQMRSQSGEEAGSSEHPATNGEVTCLELTRSTAFCEGSADHQGPREQMNAVTAFIDASHVYGSSTELASLLRDDCDGLLKVTKTETGKELLPKLEFDEELQFLAGDSRATEMGALAGMHTIFVREHNRIARGLKDLRPHWDDETLYQNARRILTAEWQNVVFGEFLSAMLGDSVVDYKDLGTAGDTIYDPNVDATVANGFSTAAFRFGHTMIEGLITIFSLNSPPAEIDTLMVKDTFFDLTQYLADDGLGMERLLNGLMNQEAQAYDRFLADDVTNFLFSNNNGGIGQDLVARNIQRGRDHGIPGYNEWRAFCNLPKACSWNNRPAEISQDNWDQLRDTYVNPGDIDLFVGGLAEESFEDGVLGRTFSCIIGDQFKRLKFGDRFFFTNKAGPHPFDHAQQDMLRKRNLADIFCDNTDIQVLPKMALKRNSPSLRCEDAFQLDLERFV; encoded by the exons ATGGCTTGGAAACAAGTGTGTCTCCTCTTCTTTGGGTTTGCTTTGATTGGACATTCCGTGGGTGTGAGCATCCGTGAGGCCATTGCCAAAGCTGATGCGGAGTTGGCCGCAGAGAAGCGAACCATGGAGGCAGTGCACACGCCAGCCACTCGAGCCAGCCGCAAGGGGAAGAAGTACACACGAGA ATCCAAGGCCATGGACGCACGGAACCGCTTGGTGAAGAGAAGCGCAGACATGTTGAACATGGACAAGTTCATGTCTGAGGATATCCTCATTGCCAGCATTGAAGGCACCATGCATGAGATGTTCAACTCTGGTGGTGTTCCTGGAGGCATGGCTCAATCATGCCCTCACCTGCCGTTGGCCAATTTTGCTTGCTCTCCTGAGGCCCAACATCTGGAATGTGACCCTCAAATGCCGTATCGCACGATCACTGGGCTGTGCAATAATTTGAAGTATCCACTATTTGGAGCGGCCAGCACGGCGCTCAAACGACTGATTCCACCCGCATATGCTGATGGACGAGGGCAACCCAGAGGAACTCGCTTCTCATCCTTGGCCAATGATTTCA GTCCAAATAGTATCTGGGGCCAAGGTTCAGGCAACTGCTTTTCCCATCCGGCATCACTATTGCCCAATCCCAGATTGGTGAGCACAAATTTCCATCCAGATGCCGACAAGCCAACCAATGAGCTCACCCACATGTTCAcccaattggctcaatacgTGGATCATGATATATCAATTTCTCCCGAAATCGAGGCTGAGGAGTGTTGTGAACATTTCACGGATGAAGAATGCTTCCCCATCTTTGTACCCCTTAGCGACACCTTTTTTGGAGTGGACGTGAGCCGAACGCCGCCTCTCTTTGGCCGAGCCTTGCCTCTTGAGCAATTGGATCGCTCTGTCTTGTCAGCAGAAGCCTGGAG GAGTATGGTCCAAAACGTTACCCAAATGAGAAGCCAAAGCGGCGAGGAGGCTGGGTCATCTGAGCACCCTGCCACAAATGGTGAGGTCACATGCTTGGAACTTACTCGATCCACAGCCTTTTGCGAGGGGTCGGCAGATCATCAGGGTCCTCGAGAGCAAATGAACGCAGTCACAGCTTTCATTGATGCCTCCCATGTGTATGG ATCTTCCACTGAATTGGCGTCCTTGCTGAGAGACGATTGTGATGGTCTCTTGAAAGTGACCAAGACTGAGACTGGAAAAGAGTTGCTCCCCAAGCTGGAGTTTGACGAAGAGCTCCAATTCTTGGCCGGGGACAGCCGAGCGACTGAGATGGGAGCACTTGCAGGCATGCACACCATTTTTGTCCGAGAGCACAATCGCATTGCCAGAGGGCTGAAGGATCTCCGACCCCATTGGGATGATGAGACCCTGTACCAGAACGCTCGTCGGATTCTCACCGCCGAGTGGCAAAACGTTGTGTTTGGCGAATTTCTCAGCGCCATGCTGGGCGATTCTGTGGTGGACTACAAGGATCTTGGGACCGCAGGTGACACCATATACGACCCAAATGTGGATGCCACCGTGGCCAATGGATTCTCCACGGCTGCTTTTCGTTTTGGTCACACTATGATTGAGGGTCTCATCACAATCTTCTCACTGAACAGCCCTCCTGCTGAAATTGATACACTCATGGTAAAGGATACATTCTTTGATCTCACCCAGTACCTGGCCGACGACGGATTGGGCATGGAGCGGCTTTTGAATGGCTTGATGAACCAAGAGGCCCAGGCTTATGACCGCTTTTTGGCCGATGATGTCACCAATTTCCTGTTCTCAAACAATAACGGTGGCAttggacaagatcttgtggcTAGGAACATTCAACGTGGACGAGATCACGGTATTCCCGGATACAATGAATGGAGAGCATTCTGTAATCTCCCTAAAGCGTGCTCGTGGAATAACCGGCCTGCCGAGATCTCTCAAGACAATTGGGATCAGCTTCGAGACACCTATGTCAATCCGGGTGACATTGATCTATTTGTTGGAGGCCTGGCTGAAGAGTCCTTTGAGGACGGGGTTCTGGGTCGAACATTTAGCTGCATTATAGGAGATCAGTTCAAACGATTGAAGTTTGGCGatcgtttctttttcaccaACAAAGCTGGACCGCACCCATTTGATCACGCCCAACAAGATATGTTGAGGAAAAGGAACCTGGCCGACATATTTTGCGACAACACCGACATCCAAGTCCTGCCTAAAATGGCCTTGAAACGGAATTCTCCTTCTTTGAGGTGTGAGGATGCGTTCCAATTGGATTTGGAGAGATTTGTCTAG